In the Takifugu flavidus isolate HTHZ2018 chromosome 11, ASM371156v2, whole genome shotgun sequence genome, one interval contains:
- the LOC130534183 gene encoding follistatin-related protein 1-like translates to MLTSCTLLLTLLLCSSPASSSPLMKEESVCARTECGAGRECVPNNRGESVCRCLQRCGERENWVCGSNGKSYRNHCELHREACLTQTKIHTVHQGHCQENPTKRDVSPIVCFLSDRDWLRQRVIQWIQEEVKSDSPASNVSSANELLHMYFKTYDNGDSELDSKEFLSFLKHNETALHLTYSKNLETNALLRSLCVDALIELSDENADWKLSLQEFVNCLTPTYHPYERKCALEDEVFEDGAETQMECNKCVCACGNWVCTALACNGEHHSQELAGEGGEEKEMTEEEWSRRVAELKALQENFALET, encoded by the exons GAAGAGTCCGTCTGTGCCAGAACAGAGTGTGGAGCCGGTCGAGAGTGCGTCCCAAACAACCGAGGAGAATCGGTCTGTCGCTGCTTACAG cgatgtggtgagagagagaacTGGGTGTGTGGCAGTAATGGCAAATCCTACAGGAACCACTGTGAGCTGCACAGAGAAGCCTGTCTCACACAGACCAAGATACACACAGTCCACCAGGGACACTGTCAGG AGAACCCCACAAAGAGAGACGTGAGCCCCA TTGTGTGCTTCCTGTCTGATCGCGATTGGTTAAGACAGAGAGTGATCCAGTGGATTCAAGAGGAGGTAAAATCTGACAGCCCGGCCTCGAATGTCTCGTCAGCCAATGAGCTTCTGCACATGTACTTCAAG ACATATGACAATGGGGATTCAGAGCTTGATTCCAAAGAATTTCTGAGCTTTCTGAAGCATAACGAGACTGCGCTTCACCTCACTTACTCGAAAAATCTGGAGACTAACGCACTACTGAG ATCTCTGTGCGTTGATGCTCTGATTGAGCTTTCTGATGAAAATGCAGACTGGAAGCTGAGTTTGCAGGAATTTGTCAACTGTCTGACTCCCACCTACCACCCCTATGAAAGAA AATGTGCTCTGGAAGATGAAGTGTTTGAAGATGGGGCTGAAACTCAGATGGAGTgtaacaagtgtgtgtgcgcctgtgggAACTGGGTTTGCACTGCTCTGGCCTGCAATG GAGAGCATCACAGTCAGGAGTTGgctggggaaggaggagaggaaaaagagatgACAGAGGAAGAGTGGAGTAGGAGAGTGGCTGAACTTAAAGCTTTACAG GAGAACTTTGCCTTGGAGACCTAA